Genomic DNA from Bernardetia sp.:
TCAAAAAACAGATTTAATTTTTCTCATCACACTTTTTGCAGGCATTGTTACAAGTTTTATCAGTTTAGCCAAACTTTTCAAATATTTATTAGCAAATCATGAGATATTGACCATGTCATTTTTCTTTGGTCTCATTATCGCAACGATTTGGGTAGTAGGAAGGCGCATTAAAGAGTGGAATGTAATAGCTATTTTATGGTTTGTTTTAGGAGCGACGTCTGCTATTGGCATTTCATTTAGTGGTCAGATAGAAGGAAGTTCTAATCCTATTTATTTATTCTTTTGTGGTTTTATTGCTATTTGTAGTATGATTTTGCCTGGTATTTCGGGTTCTTTTGTACTTCTACTTTTAGGAAATTATGCTTTAGTAATTGGTGCAATTAGTGATTTGCCTTCGGCTGTTCTTAGTTTTGATGTAAGTGCTACGCTTGCTCTTCTTTGGATTATTGTTCCTTTTGCCTTGGGAGCAGTTACAGGACTTCTAACTTTTGCCAAGCTACTCTCTTGGCTTTTCGATAATTATGAAAATGCTCTTTTAGCTCTCCTTACAGGTTTTGTTTTGGGGTCGCTTTCTATCATTTATCCTTGGAAAAAGGTTGTCAAGAGTGAGATTATCCATGGAAAGGAAAAAGTCTTGGAAACAATGCGCTACATTCCAGAAATAGACACTCATTTTTTTATTGCTGTTGCTCTGATGGTTGTAGGGGCTGTTTTGGTGGCTTCTATTGAGTATTTTGGCAATAAGGAGTTGAGGTAAGGTTAATAATATTCAGAAATGAAAATCTATATAGAAAATGAAGCTTATTTTTTCAACCTTAAAACTAATGAGGGGGTAGAAAGACTGCTACATCAATTAGAATCTTTCTGTGGTGAACTTTGGATAGAAAAAAATGAAGAGGATAAACTTTGCATTTTACTAAATGAAACGAGAATTTACTTAATGTATTTAAAAGAAAATGAAAGCCTTGTTATATTTCAAGAAAGCAAAAAGCATAATCACCAAACAGAAGAGTTTACTTTGTCTAACGGGCAGCTAGATGAATACCATTTATACAATACTTTACAAAGGAATAAGTTAGAAAAAGTAATTAAGATATTTTGCACTCTGCCTTCATCAAATTTTATAGGACAGTATAAATTCACAGAAAGCTAATTTTTTTCCAAAAAATGATGGAGGTCTTTTGACTAGAAGACTTTAAACTTTGGCAGTAGTCGGCAGACTCTGAAAATAGTTATTCTTCAATAATGAAATCCTCAATCTTATCATCTACTTCGCCTTCGTGAAAGCTACGATACTCTTCTCTGTTTCCAAACCACTCTAAAACCTCTTCTCTATCCAAACGAGTTTTCTTTTCCGATAAATGACTGTTGTACGACGAGTAAGGATAAATTCTAAAATCGTATTCAAAACCGTGCTTTCTTGGGTTTTGGTGAATGTAAACTACCAAATTAGAAAAATAAGCATCGCTATTTACTTCAATTCGCTTAAAGGGTCTTTCAAAAAGAGTTCCTGTTCGTTTGGGACTACAAAAGTGATTAAAACCTTGTGTGTAGGCATTAAAAAAATGAGAAAACTGTCTGCTTGGCTCTACACTCTGGCTGACTTTTTTATTAACTTCTCCTTGTGAAAATTGAGGATATAAATCGCCATAAGTAGGTAAAATATCCTTTACTTTTACGAGTAAATGAAAATGATTTCCTAGTAAGCAATACGCATACGTATCCACCACACAAGAACAATGTTCATCGTAGAGTTTTAAAAAATGCCTATAATTTGCATCACTTTTAAAAATAGCCGTGCTGTTGATGCCTCTGTTGTAGATATGATAGGTTTTTCCTGCTTCTAAAGGTGGATAGTAGTTTTTAGGCATAGGTTTTTTCTTGTTTTTCCAACTATTGACAGCCTTCAAGAAGGTCTGTCAAAGTTATGAAATTAAACTTTGTCAGTAGTCTGCTAAAGCAAATTCTGACAATAGTTTGAATAAAGTTACTTCTTAATATTCTGAAACCGTCTAAATGCTTCGATATTCTTCATAACCTCTCCATTTAGAGAAATATATTTGAGTTTTTTATAATTCTCTTCATATCCATCAATTGAAAAAGATTTTTTGAATTTATAGGTAACTTTAAACTCACAATTACAAGCACAATGTGTTTTTCCATAAGAATGATAAATGAGATTCAATGTAGAATCATTAGCCAGTTCGAAATCTCCTAAAAATGAAAAACAACAATTATCGATAACTGACCAAGTAATATTTAGTGTAGAGTCGTTTTCGGAAATATCAAGCAGATTATTTTGTTTTCCTTCAGTTCTTGAATTGATACACTCTGTAACTTCTAGTTTTCCATTCCACAAGCCAACACCACGAGCTTTTAGTTGATTTCTTGTTTGTGGTAACATCATAGATTCAAAGAGCAGATGCAAATTCATTGTCTTTGCTCTGTACAGAGTGTCTGTGACTTTTTTATCTCCATTATCAGACATGATATCTGTATAGTGAATAGTTACTAAACGTTCTTCTGTATTTTTCGTCCCTTTTTCAGTTGTTTGTTCTTCGTTCTTTTTTACATTGGAAAGTGTAGTTATTTCTTGAGCAGA
This window encodes:
- a CDS encoding DUF368 domain-containing protein, whose translation is MKNSILLYLKGVAMGAADVVPGVSGGTIAFLLGIYERLLEAIGSFSISTLSLLLKGKIIEFAQKTDLIFLITLFAGIVTSFISLAKLFKYLLANHEILTMSFFFGLIIATIWVVGRRIKEWNVIAILWFVLGATSAIGISFSGQIEGSSNPIYLFFCGFIAICSMILPGISGSFVLLLLGNYALVIGAISDLPSAVLSFDVSATLALLWIIVPFALGAVTGLLTFAKLLSWLFDNYENALLALLTGFVLGSLSIIYPWKKVVKSEIIHGKEKVLETMRYIPEIDTHFFIAVALMVVGAVLVASIEYFGNKELR